The segment ATGACCTGCGCGGTTTTTTCACTATAGTCCCGGTGCTGAGCGATTTCACGGCCCAAAAAGATCTCTTCGCGTTTTTCCCCAAAGGTCATGGGGCCCAGCACCTCGCTCATGCCCCACTCACAAACCATTTTGCGCGCCAACTCGGTGGCGCGTTTGATGTCATCGCCCGCTCCGGTGGACAGCTCATTGAACACGATGGTCTCGGCAGCGCGGCCGCCCAGCAATCGGCGCAACGAAGCGAGACAATAAGTCTTGCTGTAATTGTGTTTCTCATCCAAGGGCAGTGTTTGCGTGAGTCCCAGCGCCCGGCCGCGCGGGATGATGGTCACTTTGTGCACCGGATCAGAGCCTGGGGTGAATTTAGAGACCAGGACGTGACCGGCTTCGTGATACGCCGTAATCCGCTTCTCCTCATCAGAAAGGATCAGACTTTTGCGCTCTGTGCCCATCAGCACCTTGTCCTTGGCCTCTTCGAGATCACGGCCGTCCACCTGGTTTTTATTCTTGCGCGCGGCCAGCAGCGCAGCCTCGTTGACCATGTTGGCCAGGTCGGCGCCGGAAAAACCCGGTGTGCCTTTAGCCAAAACGGACAGGTCCACGTCTTTGGCCATCGGGATCTTGCGCGTGTGCACTTTGAGGATGCCCTCGCGACCGCGCACATCCGGAGAGTCCACCACGATCTGCCGATCGAAACGGCCCGGCCGCAGCAACGCCGAATCGAGCACGTCCGGCCGGTTGGTGGCCGCCACCAGGATCACGCCCTCGTTGAACTCAAAGCCGTCCATCTCCACCAACAGTTGGTTCAACGTTTGTTCCCGTTCATCATGGCCACCGCCCAGTCCGGCACCGCGGTGACGGCCGACGGCGTCCAGCTCATCGATAAAAATGATGCAAGGCGCATTGCGTTTGCCCTGCTCGAACAGGTCGCGCACGCGGGAGGCGCCCACGCCGACGAACATTTCGACGAAATCGGCGCCGGACATGCTGAAAAAGGGCACGCCCGCCTCGCCGGCCACCGCTTTGGCCAGCAGTGTTTTGCCGGTGCCCGGAGGACCGAGCAACAGCGCGCCTTTGGGGATCTTGCCGCCCAGGCGCTGAAATTTTTCCGGCTCTTTCAGGAACTCGATGATCTCGCGCAGCTCGGTCTTGGCCTCATCGGCGCCGGCCACGTCGTCAAATGTGACCTTGGGGAAA is part of the bacterium genome and harbors:
- a CDS encoding ATP-dependent zinc metalloprotease FtsH; this encodes MLIDYNRFMMLMQEGKVVDLLVQEQTAHGKSSEPIAESGVTTFKLTLPTKPDFATIEKWRNEYNVNLRFKEDTISFWSVFWTIIPWVVIFGVWMFFLRRMQGGGGGNKNIFSFGKSRARMWTENFPKVTFDDVAGADEAKTELREIIEFLKEPEKFQRLGGKIPKGALLLGPPGTGKTLLAKAVAGEAGVPFFSMSGADFVEMFVGVGASRVRDLFEQGKRNAPCIIFIDELDAVGRHRGAGLGGGHDEREQTLNQLLVEMDGFEFNEGVILVAATNRPDVLDSALLRPGRFDRQIVVDSPDVRGREGILKVHTRKIPMAKDVDLSVLAKGTPGFSGADLANMVNEAALLAARKNKNQVDGRDLEEAKDKVLMGTERKSLILSDEEKRITAYHEAGHVLVSKFTPGSDPVHKVTIIPRGRALGLTQTLPLDEKHNYSKTYCLASLRRLLGGRAAETIVFNELSTGAGDDIKRATELARKMVCEWGMSEVLGPMTFGEKREEIFLGREIAQHRDYSEKTAQV